One stretch of Ooceraea biroi isolate clonal line C1 chromosome 4, Obir_v5.4, whole genome shotgun sequence DNA includes these proteins:
- the LOC105275090 gene encoding formin-2 has translation MVYSRKMADGKMCDEDVMMDTDDDIVLRADMSVVPTPPPLPPLPGTLYPQPGSSLPPPPPAPLPPSSTPLPLPLPLPLPAPLPPSSTPLPLPLPLSAPLPPSSTPLPAPLLPFSTPPPPPPPPLPPPLPGSLLPPPPPSVAGSQGSSLPGAASNLVTRPLRWERAGRGKGRERGRGRGRGRGRGRGGNQIIHIPIRFH, from the exons ATGGTATACAGTCGCAAGATGGCAGACGGCAAGATGTGTGACGAAGACGT TATGATGGATACGGACGATGACATCGTACTAAGAGCTGACATGTCGGTGGTACCGACACCACCGCCGCTGCCACCGCTGCCGGGGACCTTGTACCCCCAGCCGGGGTCATCActgccaccaccgccgccagcTCCGCTGCCGCCGTCGTCGACGCCACTGCCATTGCCACTGCCACTGCCACTGCCGGCACCGCTGCCGCCTTCGTCAACGCCACTGCCATTGCCACTGCCACTGTCGGCACCGCTGCCGCCTTCGTCGACACCACTGCCGGCACCCCTGCTGCCATTTTCaacgccaccgccaccgccgccgccaccgctgccgccACCGCTGCCAGGGTCACTGttgccaccaccaccgccgtcgGTAGCCGGGAGCCAGGGCTCATCTCTGCCGGGTGCTGCGTCGAACTTAGTGACGCGAC CGCTACGATGGGAACGTGCGGGTCGCGGGAAAGGACGAGAACGAGGACGCGGACGAGGGcgaggacgaggaagaggacgaggaggaaaccAGATAATACACATCCCAATACGATTTCACTGA